One Fibrobacter sp. UWB2 DNA window includes the following coding sequences:
- a CDS encoding PD40 domain-containing protein — protein sequence MNMKKFVLFSAIGLLAVSAFAAQGAPMGASVDPTPEEQKALDALKGKLEGAIVWSTSRANSLHDIWIMNADGTNVRALTKSNNVDWFPRIAPDGSKVLFNRSKGGWVPENDANYPEKWDLWTVGIDGTNEMKIVENATWGTWRPDGKSIVFSRAGKVFTMDLASKKETLVLDGEKVFKKAGVILQEPNMSPDGKHLAITLRGSMRETGVWDLTKNVWTKSGDGCQIDWNFDGTKLYRVNPTGNGGTAAPSEILWFTAKDGKQVEKVGFFGIPKNVKLMDLPGRRSHEYFPRLSPDGKWLVWGATDKGHDHDLFDYELYIWKIGEPVETATRITYNSGNDRWPDIWFGKVPVSAAPAATAKAVESAANATAAAIAGGVSEAKMDELIKAIDRLTDAVKALAPAK from the coding sequence ATGAATATGAAAAAGTTTGTGTTATTTTCTGCGATTGGCCTTTTGGCCGTTTCCGCATTTGCGGCTCAGGGCGCTCCGATGGGTGCGTCTGTTGATCCGACTCCCGAAGAACAGAAGGCTCTCGATGCCTTGAAGGGTAAACTTGAGGGTGCTATTGTCTGGTCTACGAGCCGAGCAAATTCTCTCCATGATATCTGGATTATGAATGCGGACGGAACAAATGTTCGCGCACTCACCAAGAGCAATAATGTGGACTGGTTCCCGCGTATCGCTCCGGATGGATCCAAGGTGCTCTTCAACCGCAGCAAGGGTGGCTGGGTTCCTGAAAACGATGCAAACTACCCTGAAAAGTGGGACTTGTGGACTGTCGGTATTGACGGCACGAACGAGATGAAGATTGTCGAAAATGCAACGTGGGGCACTTGGCGCCCGGATGGCAAGTCCATTGTGTTTAGCCGTGCAGGCAAGGTCTTTACGATGGACCTCGCGAGCAAAAAAGAAACGCTTGTGCTTGATGGCGAAAAGGTCTTCAAGAAGGCGGGCGTGATTTTGCAGGAACCGAACATGAGTCCGGATGGCAAGCACCTCGCGATTACACTCCGCGGTTCAATGCGCGAAACGGGCGTGTGGGACTTGACGAAGAATGTGTGGACAAAGTCCGGTGACGGTTGCCAGATTGACTGGAATTTTGACGGCACAAAGCTCTACCGCGTGAACCCCACGGGTAACGGTGGTACGGCTGCTCCGAGTGAAATTTTGTGGTTCACCGCCAAGGATGGCAAGCAGGTGGAAAAGGTCGGCTTCTTTGGAATCCCGAAGAACGTGAAGCTGATGGACCTGCCGGGCCGCCGTAGCCATGAATACTTCCCGCGCCTCTCGCCTGATGGCAAGTGGCTTGTGTGGGGTGCAACCGACAAGGGCCATGACCACGATTTGTTCGACTACGAACTGTACATTTGGAAGATTGGCGAACCGGTCGAAACAGCAACGCGTATTACATACAACAGTGGTAATGACCGCTGGCCGGATATTTGGTTTGGGAAGGTTCCTGTGAGCGCAGCTCCTGCAGCAACGGCTAAGGCTGTTGAATCTGCCGCGAACGCAACGGCTGCCGCGATTGCCGGTGGCGTAAGCGAAGCCAAGATGGATGAACTCATCAAGGCGATTGACCGCTTGACGGATGCCGTGAAGGCTCTTGCTCCGGCGAAGTAA
- a CDS encoding class I SAM-dependent RNA methyltransferase has protein sequence MSDALEKRIKKHIIGKPHRFLAVSPLGFEQTLSRELEIILGESATEPPHVIGDGKVEFTTKLTEAWKAVAVSRIAYRVLMEVASFKAENFRDLEKKAAEIPWELYFDKRTDNALQTRDESIIPSNLPHIHVTCKHSRLYHSDAIAERLYKIIEGVSLPLASADTASATPSAGTPRNAPSQNLYVNFLDDRCTIWLDLAGEELYKRGFERFVNDAPLKETIASAMIFEAIEILRLRAPRSAQDDTSHPRSITLIDLMSGSGTFSLEATCIANKIIPGTCRDFALKHQPAFKEATWNFITRSNSSAPVTLSETKGPVKSCNTFATIAKIITSDISERAVNIIKHNIECSPLANISPAPIAPQQKDFFSYTAKEIADACGDTSPILVLNPPYGKRLDFDAPKLYTQIGKKLTELARDLHHFGKSLTVAILAPKDDTRDGTKYTCTANLLRECPALSKEHNPTAKVIQTSHGGFSLNAFFATI, from the coding sequence ATGAGTGACGCTCTCGAAAAACGCATCAAGAAACACATCATCGGAAAACCGCACCGCTTTTTAGCCGTGTCTCCGCTTGGTTTTGAACAAACTCTTTCGAGAGAATTAGAAATCATTTTAGGCGAAAGCGCAACAGAACCGCCGCACGTCATCGGGGATGGCAAAGTCGAATTCACCACAAAACTCACTGAAGCCTGGAAAGCCGTCGCCGTAAGCCGCATCGCCTACCGCGTGCTCATGGAAGTTGCAAGTTTCAAAGCCGAAAACTTCCGCGATCTCGAAAAGAAAGCCGCCGAAATCCCATGGGAACTGTATTTTGACAAGAGAACGGACAACGCCCTACAGACGAGAGACGAGAGTATTATTCCTAGTAACTTACCACACATCCACGTTACGTGCAAACATTCCCGCCTGTACCACAGCGACGCCATCGCCGAACGTTTGTACAAAATAATAGAAGGGGTAAGCCTCCCCCTCGCTTCTGCCGACACGGCATCCGCAACCCCCTCTGCGGGGACACCCCGCAACGCCCCGTCGCAAAATCTCTATGTCAACTTTCTAGACGACCGCTGCACCATCTGGCTAGACCTCGCCGGCGAAGAGCTCTATAAACGCGGCTTTGAGCGATTCGTGAACGACGCTCCGCTCAAAGAAACCATCGCCTCCGCGATGATCTTCGAAGCAATAGAGATCCTTCGACTTCGCGCTCCGCGCTCCGCTCAGGATGACACAAGCCATCCGCGAAGCATCACCCTTATCGACCTCATGTCCGGCAGTGGCACGTTCAGTCTTGAAGCAACCTGCATTGCAAACAAAATCATTCCCGGCACTTGTCGCGATTTTGCACTTAAACACCAGCCCGCTTTCAAGGAAGCCACGTGGAATTTTATTACGCGAAGCAACTCTTCTGCACCCGTCACCCTGAGTGAAACGAAGGGTCCAGTAAAGTCTTGCAACACATTCGCGACAATCGCGAAAATCATCACGAGCGACATTTCCGAACGCGCGGTAAACATCATCAAGCACAACATCGAATGTAGCCCGCTTGCAAACATTTCGCCTGCGCCAATCGCACCGCAACAAAAAGATTTCTTCAGCTATACCGCCAAAGAAATTGCAGACGCCTGCGGCGACACCTCGCCCATTCTCGTGCTGAACCCGCCCTACGGCAAGCGCCTCGATTTTGACGCCCCAAAGCTTTACACGCAAATAGGTAAAAAGCTAACAGAACTTGCTCGCGACCTGCACCATTTCGGCAAATCGCTCACAGTCGCCATCCTCGCCCCAAAAGACGACACCCGCGATGGCACCAAGTACACCTGCACCGCAAACCTTTTGCGCGAATGCCCCGCCCTTTCGAAAGAGCATAACCCAACCGCCAAAGTCATCCAAACAAGCCACGGCGGCTTTAGCCTCAACGCCTTCTTTGCTACAATCTAG
- the ilvD gene encoding dihydroxy-acid dehydratase: MPKLRSLKTMEGREMAGARALWHATGTKVEDFGKPVICVVNSYTQFVPGHVHLKDVGQVVARAIEAAGGVAKEMNTIAVDDGIAMGHDGMLYSLPSRDLIADATEYMANAHRADALVCISNCDKVTPGMLMAAMRLNIPAIFVSGGPMEAGHVTTKDGKDRALDLIDAMIDSADNTISDEEVADIEANACPTCGSCSGMFTANSMNSLTEALGLSLPGNGTIVATHAERKKLFEAAGKRIVELCHQYYDLNDESILPRSIATKDAFENAMRLDIAMGGSSNTVLHLLAVAQEAGVDFTMKDIDRLSRNTPCICKVAPTVHNIHVENVNRAGGIMGIIGELDRMGLIHKSAKTVHAATMGDALEANDLKRNPTAEAKQRYLAGPGRKYNIEAFSQNFMYPDHDLDRANGAIRDGEHAYTKDGGLAVLYGNLAIDGCIVKTAGVDESIWKFTGPAIVFESQEEAVNGILGNKVKAGDVVVIRYEGPKGGPGMQEMLYPTSYLKSRHLGKSCALLTDGRFSGGTSGLSIGHASPEAANKGNIGLVHTGDVIEIDIPNRTINVELTDEELAARRQEMESRGAKAWKPENRDRVVSKALQAYAAMASSADKGAVRDLSLIGVK, from the coding sequence ATGCCGAAACTTCGTTCGCTCAAGACTATGGAAGGCCGTGAAATGGCCGGTGCACGTGCCCTTTGGCACGCAACAGGAACCAAGGTAGAAGACTTTGGTAAGCCCGTCATTTGCGTGGTGAACAGCTACACCCAGTTTGTACCGGGTCATGTCCACCTCAAGGATGTCGGCCAGGTTGTCGCACGCGCGATCGAAGCAGCCGGCGGTGTCGCTAAGGAAATGAACACCATCGCAGTCGATGACGGTATCGCCATGGGCCACGACGGCATGCTCTACAGCCTTCCCTCCCGCGACCTCATCGCAGACGCTACCGAATACATGGCAAACGCCCACCGCGCAGACGCCCTCGTGTGCATTTCCAACTGCGACAAGGTGACTCCGGGTATGCTCATGGCCGCTATGCGCCTCAACATTCCGGCAATCTTCGTTTCTGGCGGTCCGATGGAAGCTGGCCACGTCACGACAAAGGACGGCAAGGACCGCGCTCTCGACTTGATCGACGCCATGATCGATTCTGCAGACAACACCATCAGCGATGAAGAAGTTGCCGACATCGAAGCCAACGCTTGCCCGACTTGCGGTTCCTGCTCCGGCATGTTCACCGCAAACTCCATGAACTCCCTTACCGAAGCTCTCGGCCTTAGCCTCCCGGGCAACGGCACCATCGTTGCAACGCACGCCGAACGCAAGAAGCTCTTCGAAGCCGCCGGTAAGCGCATCGTGGAACTCTGCCACCAGTATTACGATTTGAACGACGAAAGCATCCTCCCGCGCAGCATCGCCACGAAGGACGCCTTCGAAAACGCCATGCGCCTCGACATCGCCATGGGCGGTTCTTCTAACACCGTTCTCCACTTGCTCGCCGTCGCTCAGGAAGCTGGCGTGGACTTCACCATGAAGGACATCGACCGCCTCTCCCGCAACACGCCGTGCATCTGCAAGGTCGCCCCGACCGTCCACAACATCCACGTCGAAAACGTGAACCGCGCAGGCGGCATCATGGGCATCATCGGTGAACTCGACCGTATGGGCCTCATCCACAAGAGTGCAAAGACTGTTCACGCCGCTACGATGGGCGACGCTCTCGAAGCAAACGACCTCAAGCGTAACCCGACAGCCGAAGCCAAGCAGCGCTACCTCGCAGGCCCGGGCCGCAAGTACAACATCGAAGCATTCTCTCAGAACTTCATGTATCCTGACCACGACCTCGACCGCGCAAACGGCGCAATCCGCGATGGCGAACACGCTTACACCAAGGACGGCGGCCTCGCTGTTCTTTACGGTAACCTCGCCATCGATGGCTGCATCGTAAAGACCGCAGGCGTTGACGAATCCATCTGGAAGTTCACCGGTCCGGCAATCGTGTTCGAAAGCCAGGAAGAAGCCGTGAACGGCATTCTCGGCAACAAGGTGAAGGCAGGCGACGTCGTCGTCATCCGCTACGAAGGCCCGAAGGGTGGTCCTGGCATGCAGGAAATGCTCTACCCGACCTCTTACCTCAAGAGCCGTCACCTCGGCAAGTCCTGCGCCCTCCTCACCGACGGTCGCTTCTCCGGCGGTACGAGCGGTCTCTCCATCGGCCACGCTTCTCCGGAAGCCGCCAACAAGGGTAACATCGGCCTCGTGCACACAGGCGACGTCATCGAAATCGACATTCCGAACCGCACCATCAACGTGGAACTCACCGACGAAGAACTCGCCGCACGCCGTCAGGAAATGGAATCCCGTGGTGCCAAGGCATGGAAACCTGAGAACCGCGACCGCGTCGTGTCCAAGGCTCTCCAGGCATACGCTGCTATGGCATCCAGCGCAGACAAGGGCGCAGTCCGCGACCTCAGCCTCATCGGCGTAAAATAA
- a CDS encoding STAS domain-containing protein: MKIEKNVDGTNTSFALEGRLDTMTAPLLESEIQGKLDGVTDLEFDFAKLTYISSAGLRVLLSAQKIMNKQGKMIIKNVCDEIKEIFEVTGFSDILTVV; the protein is encoded by the coding sequence ATGAAAATCGAAAAAAATGTGGATGGTACCAATACCTCTTTCGCATTGGAAGGGCGCTTGGATACGATGACTGCTCCTTTGCTTGAATCCGAGATTCAGGGCAAGCTGGACGGCGTCACGGATTTGGAATTTGATTTTGCCAAGCTGACTTATATTTCTTCGGCGGGATTGCGCGTGTTGCTTTCTGCTCAGAAGATTATGAACAAGCAGGGCAAGATGATCATCAAGAATGTCTGCGATGAAATCAAGGAAATTTTTGAGGTGACGGGATTCTCGGACATTCTGACTGTCGTGTAG
- a CDS encoding ATP-binding protein, whose product MQNWVKEIVVDSKFENVKTLTDFVESSLEPLNPSPKAIMQIGVAIDELFSNVVRYSGSSNMKLILNVNEDVLTAKLTFIDEGVEYDPLKKTDPDVSLSAEDREIGGLGIFLVKKIMDGVEYKRDGQKNVLTVVKKLG is encoded by the coding sequence ATGCAGAATTGGGTTAAAGAAATCGTCGTAGATTCGAAATTTGAAAATGTCAAGACCTTGACGGACTTTGTTGAAAGCTCCTTGGAGCCGCTGAATCCGTCGCCTAAGGCTATCATGCAGATTGGCGTAGCCATTGATGAACTGTTCAGCAATGTTGTTCGCTATTCGGGATCTTCTAATATGAAGTTGATTCTGAATGTGAACGAGGACGTGCTGACAGCAAAGCTGACCTTTATTGACGAGGGGGTGGAATACGATCCGCTGAAGAAGACGGATCCGGACGTTTCGCTCTCGGCGGAAGACCGTGAAATTGGCGGGCTCGGAATATTCCTCGTGAAAAAAATCATGGATGGCGTTGAGTACAAACGTGATGGTCAGAAGAATGTTCTAACCGTTGTCAAAAAACTGGGTTAA
- a CDS encoding 8-oxo-dGTP diphosphatase: protein MINTTLCYIEQDGKYLLLHRIKKKNDINKDKWIGIGGKFEEWESPEDCIHREALEETGLTLIRPKYRGIVTFISDGMDQTEFMHLFTATEFTGSIKDCDEGVLEWVDKQKVKELPHWDGDLIFLALLERGEPFFSLKLTYKGSTLIEALLNEKPVTLQDFL, encoded by the coding sequence ATGATAAACACAACCCTTTGCTACATCGAACAAGACGGCAAGTACCTGCTGCTCCACCGCATCAAAAAGAAAAACGACATCAACAAGGACAAGTGGATAGGCATTGGCGGCAAGTTCGAAGAATGGGAATCGCCCGAAGACTGCATCCACCGCGAAGCACTCGAAGAAACAGGGCTCACACTCATCCGCCCCAAGTACCGCGGCATCGTCACGTTCATCAGCGACGGCATGGACCAGACCGAATTCATGCACCTCTTTACGGCAACCGAATTTACAGGCTCCATCAAAGACTGCGACGAAGGCGTACTGGAATGGGTGGACAAGCAAAAAGTGAAGGAACTCCCCCACTGGGACGGCGACCTGATATTCCTAGCCCTCCTGGAACGCGGCGAACCGTTCTTTTCACTAAAGCTCACCTACAAAGGCAGCACGCTCATAGAGGCCTTATTGAACGAAAAGCCTGTGACACTACAGGATTTTCTGTAG